A portion of the Polaribacter cellanae genome contains these proteins:
- a CDS encoding 5'-nucleotidase, lipoprotein e(P4) family, producing the protein MRINKKIINLLVCVITIISCKTLPTKHNVLKTPIQEHSVKAVLWQQLSGEYKALAYQAFLLAKIQLDNAIQSSKNNGKPFAIVTDIDETVLDNSPYFAKMIKLDKNFSKKMWKDWGLLEKAAPVPGALEFFQYAASKNVAVFYISNRNENQLEETVKNLKKLGFPFANKEHTFLKKQTSSKEDRRKKVLKAHNIVMLLGDNLSDFTSAFERKSTKDRNNIVKIMKTEFGKKFIVLPNPIYGDWENHGLYSGKYTWSPTQRDSIRKSKLISY; encoded by the coding sequence ATGAGAATAAATAAAAAAATAATAAATTTATTAGTTTGTGTTATTACTATAATAAGTTGCAAAACTTTACCCACAAAACACAATGTGTTAAAAACACCAATTCAAGAACATTCTGTAAAAGCTGTTTTATGGCAACAACTCTCAGGCGAATACAAAGCTTTGGCTTATCAGGCATTTTTATTGGCTAAAATTCAATTAGATAATGCAATACAATCTTCAAAAAATAATGGCAAACCGTTCGCAATTGTTACAGATATAGATGAAACAGTATTAGATAATAGCCCGTATTTTGCTAAAATGATTAAATTAGATAAAAATTTCAGTAAAAAGATGTGGAAAGATTGGGGGCTTCTAGAAAAAGCAGCACCTGTACCAGGAGCACTAGAGTTTTTTCAATATGCAGCAAGTAAAAATGTAGCTGTTTTTTATATATCTAATCGTAATGAAAATCAATTAGAAGAAACCGTTAAAAATTTAAAAAAACTTGGATTTCCTTTTGCTAATAAAGAGCATACCTTTTTAAAAAAACAAACTAGCAGTAAAGAAGATAGAAGAAAAAAAGTCTTAAAGGCTCATAATATTGTTATGTTATTAGGAGATAATTTATCTGACTTTACAAGTGCTTTTGAAAGAAAATCAACAAAAGATAGAAATAATATTGTAAAAATAATGAAAACTGAATTTGGTAAAAAGTTTATAGTACTGCCAAATCCAATTTATGGAGACTGGGAAAATCACGGATTGTATTCAGGTAAATATACATGGTCGCCAACCCAAAGAGATTCTATTAGAAAAAGTAAACTTATTTCATACTAA
- a CDS encoding RagB/SusD family nutrient uptake outer membrane protein: MKKFIYILISSVFTSCSLDLPVEDEITGLDAIDGIAIANESLSGVYLAYPKNKLMLSVLSDDFYPNKYIAENPSGYNFYRWLPQDIIFTSNSYWASYYSTINKANILLNTVDNITTQGQQETDRLQFIKAQTLGLKALAYFELLQLYAPTYSETTKNDAGIILKNNLASEELPRADLETCYSEIERILLEAIRLFPANSNNITSNLYRFSANSAKTLLAKTYLNWNKYNQAIALCDEVISAVSFSENNYRTMWTSPVLNQEPLFAFENNQINYNGIYDSSSSNFEFFCNSTINYDGADYRKEVNFLPSEYFTITNIRTEVNYLGKYQTNLTTLTVRPIIALRGAELYFTKAEAKYEAGNEADARSTLNTFLTLRNAQEITTTGTEFLIDMLEEKQKEFIGEGTRYFDLKHYKIGVDRVDFRTNELINTISSDDYRWLFPIPATEIRNNSNVTQNPNWGTII; encoded by the coding sequence ATGAAAAAGTTTATTTACATACTAATTTCAAGTGTATTTACTTCGTGTTCTTTAGATCTTCCTGTAGAAGATGAAATAACGGGCTTAGACGCAATTGATGGAATAGCGATTGCAAATGAAAGTTTATCGGGTGTTTATCTTGCATATCCTAAGAACAAATTAATGTTGTCGGTATTGTCAGATGATTTTTATCCGAATAAATATATTGCTGAAAATCCGTCAGGATATAATTTCTATAGATGGTTGCCTCAAGACATAATTTTTACATCGAATTCGTATTGGGCATCGTATTACAGTACAATTAACAAAGCAAATATCCTTTTAAACACTGTAGATAATATCACTACACAAGGACAACAAGAAACCGACCGATTACAATTCATCAAAGCACAAACATTAGGATTAAAAGCACTTGCATACTTTGAATTGTTACAATTATACGCACCAACCTATTCAGAAACTACAAAAAACGATGCAGGAATAATTCTCAAAAATAATTTAGCTTCAGAAGAATTACCGCGTGCCGATTTAGAAACTTGTTACAGCGAAATAGAACGAATATTATTAGAAGCTATTCGTTTATTTCCAGCAAATTCGAACAATATTACCTCGAACCTATATCGATTTTCGGCCAATAGCGCTAAAACATTATTGGCAAAAACATATTTGAATTGGAATAAATACAATCAAGCTATAGCCTTGTGCGACGAGGTTATTTCTGCCGTTTCTTTTTCTGAAAATAATTACAGAACAATGTGGACCTCACCTGTTCTAAACCAAGAACCATTGTTTGCTTTCGAAAACAATCAAATTAATTATAATGGTATTTACGATAGCTCATCGTCGAATTTTGAATTCTTTTGCAATTCAACTATAAACTACGATGGTGCTGATTATCGAAAAGAGGTTAATTTTTTACCCTCAGAATATTTTACCATAACCAATATTCGAACTGAGGTGAATTATTTAGGAAAATATCAAACCAATTTAACAACGCTTACTGTAAGACCTATCATTGCATTAAGAGGTGCAGAACTTTATTTTACAAAAGCAGAAGCAAAATACGAAGCTGGTAACGAAGCCGATGCAAGAAGTACCCTCAATACTTTTTTAACATTGAGAAACGCCCAAGAAATTACAACGACAGGTACAGAGTTTTTAATCGATATGCTCGAAGAAAAACAAAAAGAGTTCATAGGTGAAGGTACACGCTATTTCGATTTAAAACACTACAAAATCGGGGTAGATCGTGTAGATTTTAGAACTAACGAGCTTATCAATACCATATCGTCTGACGATTACAGATGGCTTTTTCCAATACCAGCTACCGAAATTAGAAACAATAGCAACGTAACACAAAACCCAAATTGGGGAACAATTATATAA
- the deoD gene encoding purine-nucleoside phosphorylase: MSVHNNAKKGDIADFVLLPGDPQRAKLIAETFLTDAKCYNEVRGMLGYTGYFNGKRISVQGTGMGMPSMSIYATELIEEYDVEKLVRIGSCGSIQENVEIMDIILAMSTCTDSGMNKLRFNGNDFAPAANFELIKKAWEVAKEKSINVHTGAVLTSDFFYGESHIKDSFLPWKTYGVLGIDMEAAALYSIAAKYNKKALAILTVSDHLLKEQAISAEDRLNSFKEMISLALELA, translated from the coding sequence ATGAGTGTGCATAACAACGCGAAAAAAGGAGATATTGCAGATTTTGTGCTCCTTCCAGGAGACCCACAAAGAGCAAAATTAATTGCAGAAACATTCTTAACAGATGCTAAATGTTATAATGAAGTAAGAGGGATGTTAGGGTATACAGGTTATTTTAATGGGAAAAGAATTAGTGTCCAAGGTACAGGAATGGGTATGCCTTCCATGTCTATTTATGCTACTGAACTCATTGAAGAATATGATGTAGAAAAGCTAGTAAGAATAGGTTCTTGCGGTTCTATTCAAGAAAATGTAGAGATTATGGACATTATTTTAGCAATGAGTACTTGTACAGATTCTGGCATGAACAAATTAAGGTTTAATGGAAACGATTTTGCACCTGCTGCCAATTTCGAATTAATTAAAAAAGCGTGGGAAGTTGCAAAAGAAAAAAGCATAAATGTTCATACAGGTGCTGTTTTAACATCCGATTTTTTTTATGGAGAAAGTCATATTAAAGATTCTTTTTTACCATGGAAAACATATGGTGTTTTAGGTATTGATATGGAAGCAGCAGCTTTATATTCTATAGCTGCAAAATATAATAAAAAAGCACTCGCTATATTAACAGTATCTGACCATCTTTTAAAAGAGCAAGCAATTTCGGCAGAAGATAGATTGAATTCATTTAAAGAAATGATTAGCCTAGCACTTGAGCTAGCTTAA
- a CDS encoding MFS transporter gives MNIKVRLSILNFFEFFVWGSWLISAGVYMSSTLAFTGIQIGAVYATMGITSLFMPTIVGVIADRWIPVEKLFGYCHWLIVGLLLLLTQVQSFSYFYAIMFLVNCFYMPSISLNYSVSYAVLSKMNLDIIKNFPSIRVWGTIGFIVAAWAIDLLDWSTSKNQFILSASASAFLGIYAFTLPKSKVSIPDNTIESKSFWQRFGSEALSIFKNRRLFIFFIFSIFMGSVLQITNIWGVPFLNDFALNYPDSFAVRHSVFLLSLSQISETIFILAIPFFYKKYGIKIVILISMIAWVFRFGFFGIGNPEGMGLGFLIASMIIYGMAFDFFNISGSLYVEEETPENMRSSAQGIFAMTTGGLGPILGAYSSGYIVDFFTKNSLKEWPTIWFVFAGYALVIAVAFAIFFKYKHNFKQDFKHIKH, from the coding sequence ATGAACATTAAAGTAAGATTATCTATTTTAAACTTCTTTGAGTTTTTTGTATGGGGTTCTTGGCTGATTTCAGCAGGTGTTTATATGTCTTCTACATTAGCTTTTACGGGCATACAAATTGGTGCGGTTTATGCTACTATGGGAATAACATCTTTATTTATGCCAACTATTGTAGGTGTCATAGCAGATAGATGGATACCTGTAGAAAAATTATTTGGGTATTGCCATTGGTTAATTGTCGGCTTACTACTTTTACTAACACAAGTACAGAGTTTCAGCTATTTTTATGCAATTATGTTTTTAGTAAACTGTTTTTATATGCCTTCTATTTCATTAAACTATTCAGTATCATATGCTGTACTTTCAAAAATGAATTTAGATATCATTAAAAATTTTCCCTCAATTCGTGTTTGGGGTACTATTGGCTTTATTGTTGCAGCTTGGGCAATAGATTTACTGGATTGGAGCACGAGTAAAAATCAATTTATTTTAAGTGCAAGTGCTTCTGCTTTTTTAGGTATCTATGCTTTTACACTTCCAAAATCTAAAGTTTCTATACCAGATAATACAATAGAAAGTAAATCTTTTTGGCAACGATTTGGTAGTGAAGCATTGTCAATTTTCAAAAATAGAAGATTATTTATATTTTTTATTTTTTCAATATTTATGGGGTCTGTTCTACAGATTACGAATATTTGGGGCGTTCCGTTTTTAAATGATTTTGCATTGAATTATCCAGATTCATTTGCTGTAAGACACTCGGTTTTTTTATTGTCTTTATCTCAAATTTCTGAGACTATTTTTATTTTGGCAATTCCATTTTTTTATAAAAAATACGGAATAAAAATAGTAATTCTTATAAGTATGATTGCTTGGGTTTTTCGTTTTGGTTTTTTTGGAATTGGAAATCCAGAAGGAATGGGATTAGGTTTTTTAATTGCTTCAATGATTATTTATGGAATGGCTTTCGACTTTTTTAACATTTCTGGTTCGTTGTATGTAGAAGAAGAAACCCCAGAAAATATGCGATCGAGTGCGCAAGGTATTTTTGCAATGACCACTGGAGGTTTAGGTCCAATTCTGGGGGCTTACAGTAGTGGTTACATTGTAGATTTTTTTACAAAGAATTCATTAAAAGAATGGCCAACGATTTGGTTTGTATTTGCAGGCTATGCTTTGGTAATTGCAGTAGCTTTTGCTATATTTTTCAAATACAAACACAATTTCAAACAAGATTTTAAACATATAAAACATTAA
- a CDS encoding SusC/RagA family TonB-linked outer membrane protein gives MQKNLLIAFLICSNFLLQAQKTVIKGKVLDKVTKTSLPGVNIFNVKKTRGTSANFNGEFKMTLKLGDTIIFNAIGYKTKKQVALTTNLIVYLEEQTTQLDEVVINTKTNINDTDIRKATGAITTVAINKIRERPSVNVIESLQGQVAGLTIQSDGELGKPLKIRIRGTTTLPIKTATGNLTDEQRQEFDNRANQPLFVLDGQVITPEAFATLNVNDIQEMKVLKDAAANALYGIKAANGVIEITSKRGINGKTQYSFSLQQGITLKGEPSIKMMGTTEKLEFERRVKNTSTPGYNLSEEYFRRFFANDQNLEQLIADGQRKLDSLKKIDNNWFNKLSRISTFQSYNISTRGGNETNRFYISGNFTEQGGKFAGNEINRFTARLNYEYNVSKKIYIMLNSGFGMSKSSTPNASNYSPTDLIYKLNPYEQMEEGVLVSYPNRTYADLINQYSRNSQDNRFNFSGNLSAKFTDELNLNSVVGVDYLFQRSLAIVPRDAFSEVTSGVPEKERGRATKNQTTNINFSTNTRLNYEKTIDKHQISASANVDYYRNKVDFIGINGYGLPSKLSSGAGINNDISGSRRSTTSSRNITDAQLGFGFSGLYNYNDTYEIYGSYKTDGSSLMPKDKRWNKFWAIGIGYTLSNESFLKNNNLINYLKLRATYGVTANLAGIDASLAVPTFAYTTKSYNGNREFSLRNLFNEGLRPEENTSINLGIDIGIANKLNLAVEAYKRRTRDMLLTVPIAPSNGFTQQLRNVGVMDNKGLEFSINATILNTKYFTWSTSANLSYNENVVVDLYEGTELSLTGQRYPDYKEGESADIIYGLISLGIHPVDGITRYQGANGRILSGVSGAATSEDFVVLGNGTAPYNGGWYHSLTYKNWQLSFDLYYNFGGIARFTNQSVITDDLEANKNGVAGQLENTWFEPGDENKIYQSLEGVNNQAFDLLSFANNRTVGKTDFIRLNNIMLRYQFDDDFLRKISNDNVTSSQFYLQLKNIATWSNFGGGDPESANLVGSAQPVITMGFNLSF, from the coding sequence ATGCAAAAAAACCTTTTGATAGCATTTTTAATTTGTTCTAACTTCCTATTACAAGCCCAGAAAACTGTAATAAAAGGGAAAGTTTTAGATAAGGTTACAAAGACATCTTTACCTGGAGTGAATATCTTCAATGTTAAAAAAACAAGAGGAACGAGTGCTAATTTTAATGGAGAATTTAAAATGACCTTAAAATTAGGCGATACTATTATATTTAATGCTATTGGTTATAAAACGAAAAAACAAGTTGCTTTAACAACAAATTTAATTGTTTACTTAGAAGAGCAAACTACCCAATTAGACGAAGTAGTTATTAACACTAAAACCAATATTAACGATACTGATATCCGAAAGGCAACAGGTGCGATAACCACAGTAGCAATTAATAAAATTAGAGAACGTCCTTCGGTAAATGTAATCGAATCATTACAAGGACAAGTTGCAGGTCTTACCATTCAGTCTGATGGAGAATTAGGAAAACCCTTAAAAATTAGAATTAGAGGTACTACTACCTTACCTATAAAAACAGCGACAGGTAACTTAACCGACGAACAGCGACAAGAATTTGATAACAGAGCCAATCAACCTTTGTTTGTATTAGATGGACAAGTAATTACCCCAGAAGCCTTTGCGACATTAAATGTGAATGACATTCAAGAAATGAAAGTCTTAAAAGATGCCGCCGCCAATGCTTTATACGGAATAAAAGCTGCTAACGGAGTTATTGAAATTACCAGTAAACGTGGTATTAACGGAAAAACACAATATTCTTTTTCGTTACAACAAGGTATTACTTTAAAAGGCGAACCAAGTATAAAAATGATGGGAACTACAGAGAAATTAGAATTCGAACGCCGTGTTAAAAACACAAGTACACCTGGTTACAATTTGTCTGAGGAATATTTTAGAAGGTTTTTCGCAAATGACCAGAATTTAGAACAACTTATCGCAGACGGACAACGAAAATTAGACTCTTTAAAAAAAATAGACAATAATTGGTTTAATAAATTATCAAGAATTAGCACCTTTCAATCATACAATATAAGCACAAGAGGTGGTAACGAAACCAATAGGTTTTATATCTCAGGAAATTTTACCGAGCAAGGTGGAAAATTTGCCGGAAACGAAATTAATCGATTTACTGCAAGGTTAAACTACGAATACAACGTTTCTAAAAAGATATATATAATGTTGAATTCTGGTTTTGGTATGTCTAAAAGTAGTACACCAAATGCTTCTAATTATTCACCTACTGACCTTATTTATAAACTAAACCCTTACGAACAAATGGAAGAAGGTGTTTTGGTTTCTTATCCAAATAGAACGTATGCAGATTTAATAAATCAATATAGTAGAAATTCACAAGACAATCGCTTTAACTTTTCAGGAAATCTCTCAGCAAAATTCACAGATGAACTTAATTTAAACTCGGTTGTAGGTGTCGATTATTTATTTCAACGTTCCTTAGCTATCGTACCCAGAGATGCATTTTCTGAAGTAACTTCTGGTGTTCCTGAAAAAGAACGAGGTAGAGCCACCAAAAATCAAACAACGAATATAAACTTTAGTACCAACACACGTTTAAATTACGAGAAAACTATCGATAAACATCAAATATCTGCCAGTGCCAATGTCGATTATTACAGAAACAAGGTAGATTTTATAGGTATTAATGGTTATGGTTTACCAAGTAAATTATCTTCTGGTGCAGGTATTAATAATGATATTTCTGGCTCAAGACGCTCAACAACTTCTTCAAGAAACATAACCGATGCCCAATTAGGATTTGGTTTTTCAGGGTTGTACAATTACAACGATACCTACGAAATTTATGGAAGTTATAAAACCGATGGCTCTTCATTAATGCCTAAAGATAAACGCTGGAATAAGTTTTGGGCAATAGGTATCGGATACACATTAAGTAATGAAAGCTTTTTAAAAAACAACAACCTTATCAATTACTTAAAATTAAGAGCCACTTACGGTGTAACTGCAAACTTAGCAGGTATTGATGCTTCTTTGGCTGTACCAACTTTTGCATATACAACCAAAAGTTATAATGGTAATAGAGAATTTTCATTAAGAAACTTGTTTAACGAAGGTTTACGTCCAGAAGAAAATACGTCGATAAACTTAGGAATTGATATTGGTATCGCAAATAAACTAAATCTAGCTGTAGAAGCCTATAAAAGAAGAACAAGAGATATGTTATTAACAGTACCTATTGCACCCTCAAACGGATTTACCCAGCAATTGCGAAATGTAGGTGTTATGGATAACAAAGGGTTAGAGTTTTCAATAAATGCTACTATTTTAAACACCAAATATTTTACGTGGAGTACTTCTGCAAACTTATCGTATAACGAAAATGTGGTGGTAGATTTATATGAAGGCACAGAGTTAAGTTTAACAGGGCAACGTTACCCAGATTATAAAGAAGGAGAATCGGCAGATATTATCTATGGTTTAATTAGTTTGGGTATACATCCTGTTGATGGTATTACACGTTACCAGGGCGCAAATGGTAGAATTTTAAGTGGCGTATCAGGCGCAGCTACTTCTGAAGATTTTGTGGTTTTAGGAAATGGAACGGCACCTTATAATGGTGGTTGGTATCATAGTTTAACCTATAAAAATTGGCAATTATCGTTCGATTTGTATTATAATTTTGGTGGTATTGCAAGGTTTACGAATCAATCTGTTATTACAGACGATTTAGAGGCAAATAAAAATGGTGTTGCAGGGCAATTAGAAAATACTTGGTTCGAACCAGGCGATGAAAATAAAATTTATCAAAGCTTAGAAGGTGTAAATAACCAAGCTTTCGATCTCTTATCTTTTGCTAACAATAGAACTGTTGGTAAAACCGATTTTATTCGCCTTAATAATATTATGCTACGATATCAATTTGACGATGATTTTTTACGCAAAATTTCAAACGACAATGTTACGAGTTCTCAATTTTATCTACAGTTAAAAAACATTGCCACATGGTCTAATTTTGGTGGAGGAGACCCAGAATCTGCAAACTTAGTAGGCTCAGCACAACCAGTTATAACAATGGGCTTTAATTTATCTTTTTAA
- a CDS encoding YgjV family protein — translation MEEINWIEILGYIASLFIAVSITMESVVKLRIINFIGAILLGTYGVFIESMPIILVNYFIGITNVYYLWKHFKNNKNQTIKNRK, via the coding sequence ATGGAAGAAATAAATTGGATTGAAATATTGGGTTATATAGCATCATTATTTATCGCTGTTAGTATTACTATGGAATCTGTTGTAAAATTGAGAATAATCAATTTTATTGGTGCAATCCTATTGGGAACCTATGGCGTTTTTATAGAATCTATGCCAATTATTTTAGTAAACTATTTTATAGGAATAACTAATGTTTATTATTTGTGGAAACACTTTAAAAACAATAAAAATCAAACAATAAAAAATAGAAAATGA
- a CDS encoding 2Fe-2S iron-sulfur cluster-binding protein has translation MNSGVTLLDFIREQQQLKGTKIECRKGDCSACTVLVGELKDNKVNYQSITSCISPLGNTNGKHIVTVEGINSLDIMKITGHKSFFSLMNYIRCENLEIVLKLSEHEFFNQKL, from the coding sequence ATAAATTCAGGGGTTACATTGCTGGATTTTATTAGAGAACAGCAACAATTAAAAGGAACAAAAATTGAATGTAGAAAAGGAGATTGTAGCGCTTGTACAGTTTTAGTTGGAGAGTTAAAAGATAACAAGGTAAATTATCAAAGTATTACATCTTGTATTTCTCCTTTAGGAAATACAAATGGAAAGCACATTGTTACTGTTGAAGGAATAAACTCTTTAGATATAATGAAAATTACAGGTCATAAATCTTTCTTTTCACTTATGAATTATATAAGATGTGAAAATTTAGAAATTGTTTTAAAACTATCTGAACACGAATTTTTTAATCAAAAACTATAA
- the fsa gene encoding fructose-6-phosphate aldolase, translating to MKFFIDTANLQQIKEAQALGVLDGVTTNPSLMAKEGITGKKNILNHYVKICNMVDGDVSAEVIATEFEEIIKEGEELAALHPQIVVKLPMIADGVKACKYFSDKNIKTNVTLVFSAGQALLAAKAGATYMSPFLGRLDDISTDGLHLISEIRQIYDNYGFETQILSASVRNTMHVINCAKIGADVMTGPLSSILGLLNHPLTDSGLTQFLKDYKKGNH from the coding sequence ATGAAATTTTTTATAGATACTGCAAATTTACAGCAAATTAAAGAAGCACAAGCATTGGGAGTTTTAGATGGAGTTACCACTAACCCGTCTTTAATGGCAAAAGAAGGTATTACCGGAAAAAAGAATATTTTAAATCATTATGTAAAAATTTGCAACATGGTAGATGGTGATGTTTCGGCAGAGGTTATTGCTACAGAATTTGAAGAGATAATTAAAGAAGGTGAAGAACTCGCTGCATTACATCCACAAATTGTAGTAAAACTACCCATGATTGCTGATGGTGTAAAGGCTTGCAAATATTTTTCAGACAAAAATATAAAAACGAACGTAACATTAGTTTTCTCTGCAGGTCAAGCACTTTTAGCAGCAAAAGCTGGGGCGACCTATATGTCTCCTTTTTTAGGAAGATTAGATGACATTTCTACAGATGGATTGCATCTTATTTCAGAAATTAGACAAATTTATGATAATTATGGCTTTGAAACCCAAATTCTCTCAGCCTCAGTTCGTAATACAATGCATGTTATTAATTGTGCTAAAATAGGTGCTGATGTCATGACAGGTCCTTTATCGTCAATTCTAGGTCTATTAAATCATCCATTAACAGATAGTGGCTTAACACAATTTTTAAAAGACTATAAGAAAGGCAATCATTAA